From a region of the Georgenia yuyongxinii genome:
- a CDS encoding Lrp/AsnC family transcriptional regulator codes for MTKPRPRNGLDDVSKTIVAQLQEDGRRSYATIGRAVGLSEAAVRQRVQRLLDAGVMQIVAVTDPVQVGMGRQAMVGVRVDGPIQPVAEALAAMPEVDYVVITAGSFDILAEVVAEDDDQLLEITSTRIRGLAGVRTTETLVYLKLQKQIYTWGAH; via the coding sequence ATGACGAAGCCACGGCCGCGCAACGGCCTCGACGACGTCTCCAAGACGATCGTGGCCCAGCTCCAGGAGGACGGGCGACGCTCCTACGCCACCATCGGCCGCGCCGTCGGGCTCTCCGAGGCAGCAGTCCGTCAGAGGGTGCAGCGGCTGCTCGACGCCGGCGTGATGCAGATCGTCGCCGTGACCGACCCGGTGCAGGTGGGCATGGGCCGCCAGGCCATGGTCGGCGTGCGGGTCGACGGGCCGATCCAGCCCGTGGCCGAGGCGCTCGCCGCGATGCCCGAGGTGGACTACGTGGTCATCACCGCCGGCTCGTTCGACATCCTCGCCGAGGTGGTCGCCGAGGACGACGACCAGCTGCTCGAGATCACCTCAACCCGCATCCGAGGCCTGGCGGGCGTGCGGACGACGGAGACGCTCGTGTACTTGAAGCTGCAGAAGCAGATCTACACCTGGGGCGCCCACTAG
- a CDS encoding gamma-aminobutyraldehyde dehydrogenase, producing the protein MHQYIDGEYRDGHGETGRRIDPTTGEVAETIRYADPTDVDAAVDAAKRAFPAWSALSPAERADAMLRLATELDRRSGELAALETAQTGKSLRMSTEFDVPGTIDNTAFFAGAARQLQGLAAGEYAGRATSMIRREPIGVVGSISPWNYPLQMAGWKILPAIAAGNTIVLKPSELTPGTSLIFAEAATAAGLPAGVVNIVTGTGQVAGEHLVRHPDVAMTSFTGSTAVGRRIMEMASATAKRVHLELGGKAPFVVFDDADLEAAARGAVGGSIINGGQDCTAATRAYVHHSLFTAFTERVAELMEQVVVGTPTDEATDLGSLITHAHRDKVAGFVDRARAAGARVLTGGEAPNGTLGAGAFYRPTLVVDAAQDSEIVQQEVFGPVLVALPFDTDDEAIALANDTPYGLAASAWTNDLNRSLRASEEIQAGCVWINDHITITSEMPHGGYKASGFGKDMSPYSLEEYTNVKHVLASREPGPGRPWHDTVFRVR; encoded by the coding sequence ATGCACCAGTACATCGACGGCGAATACCGCGACGGTCACGGCGAGACCGGTCGACGCATCGACCCGACCACCGGCGAGGTCGCCGAGACGATCCGGTACGCCGACCCCACGGACGTCGACGCCGCCGTCGACGCCGCGAAGCGGGCGTTCCCCGCCTGGTCCGCGCTGAGCCCGGCCGAGCGGGCCGACGCCATGCTGCGCCTGGCCACCGAGCTCGACCGGCGCAGCGGCGAGCTCGCCGCCCTCGAGACCGCCCAGACCGGCAAGAGCCTGCGCATGTCGACCGAGTTCGACGTGCCCGGCACCATCGACAACACCGCGTTCTTCGCCGGAGCCGCCCGCCAGCTGCAGGGCCTGGCCGCCGGGGAGTACGCCGGCCGGGCGACGTCGATGATCCGCCGCGAGCCGATCGGCGTCGTCGGCTCGATCTCGCCGTGGAACTATCCGCTGCAGATGGCCGGGTGGAAGATCCTGCCTGCCATCGCCGCCGGCAACACCATCGTGCTCAAGCCCTCCGAGCTCACCCCCGGCACCAGCCTGATCTTCGCCGAGGCCGCCACCGCCGCCGGCCTGCCCGCCGGCGTCGTCAACATCGTCACCGGCACCGGGCAGGTCGCCGGCGAGCACCTGGTTCGCCACCCCGACGTCGCCATGACCTCCTTCACCGGCTCCACCGCGGTCGGGCGCCGGATCATGGAGATGGCCAGCGCGACCGCCAAGCGGGTCCACCTCGAGCTCGGCGGCAAGGCCCCGTTCGTGGTGTTCGACGACGCCGACCTCGAGGCGGCCGCCCGCGGCGCCGTCGGCGGGTCGATCATCAACGGCGGCCAGGACTGCACGGCCGCCACCCGCGCGTACGTGCACCACTCCCTGTTCACCGCGTTCACCGAGCGGGTCGCCGAGCTCATGGAGCAGGTGGTCGTCGGCACCCCCACCGACGAGGCCACCGACCTGGGCAGCCTCATCACCCACGCCCACCGCGACAAGGTGGCCGGCTTCGTCGACCGGGCCCGTGCCGCGGGCGCCCGGGTGCTCACCGGCGGGGAGGCGCCCAACGGCACGCTCGGGGCCGGGGCGTTCTACCGGCCCACCCTCGTGGTCGATGCCGCCCAGGACTCGGAGATCGTCCAGCAGGAGGTGTTCGGCCCCGTGCTCGTGGCGCTGCCCTTCGACACCGACGACGAGGCGATCGCGCTGGCCAACGACACCCCGTACGGGCTGGCCGCCTCCGCGTGGACGAACGACCTGAACCGGTCCCTGCGGGCGAGCGAGGAGATCCAGGCCGGGTGCGTGTGGATCAACGACCACATCACCATCACCTCGGAGATGCCGCACGGCGGATACAAGGCGTCTGGGTTTGGCAAGGACATGTCGCCGTACTCGCTGGAGGAGTACACGAACGTCAAGCACGTCCTGGCCAGCCGCGAGCCCGGCCCCGGCCGCCCGTGGCACGACACGGTGTTCCGCGTGCGCTGA
- a CDS encoding NAD(P)/FAD-dependent oxidoreductase has product MTATTAYDRAEAAVPAAEIRAALAGAAPRPFWLDDPARPVAGPGLTGDVTTDLAVVGGGFAGLWTALLAKEREPDRRVVVLEARRIGWAASGRNGGFCEASLTHGDANGATHVPDELDRLRELGQENLAELAETIARYGIDCDFEWTGVLNVATEEHQVEWLAEDAARSSGTAHDPAGPHYLDQDAVRAEVASPLYRAGLWDKSGTVMLHPAKLAWGLARVCRELGVEIYENTPVRAVDSARDHVALRADRGMVTARRVALATNAFPSLLRRTRWHTVPVYDYAIVTEPLTPEQLDAIGWRHRQGLADLNNRFHYYRLTADNRILFGGYDAVYHYGRALRPGHDQNEETFSRLVAHLCATFPQLHGIKITHKWGGAIDTCTRFFAFFATAHRGRVAYTAGFTGLGVGATRFAANVLLDLLAGTRTERTALRMVRRRPLPFPPEPIAWLGIKLTTAALVRADRRQGRRGPWLKLMDALKLGFDS; this is encoded by the coding sequence ATGACCGCCACCACCGCCTACGACCGCGCCGAGGCAGCGGTGCCCGCCGCCGAGATCCGGGCGGCTCTCGCCGGGGCCGCACCACGCCCGTTCTGGCTCGACGACCCCGCCCGCCCGGTCGCCGGCCCCGGCCTCACCGGGGACGTGACCACCGACCTCGCCGTCGTCGGGGGTGGGTTCGCGGGGCTGTGGACGGCGCTGCTGGCCAAGGAGCGTGAGCCGGACCGGCGCGTGGTCGTGCTCGAGGCCCGGCGGATCGGGTGGGCCGCGTCGGGGCGCAACGGCGGCTTCTGTGAGGCCAGCCTGACCCACGGCGACGCCAACGGCGCTACGCACGTGCCGGACGAGCTGGACCGGCTGCGTGAGCTCGGGCAGGAGAACCTCGCCGAGCTCGCCGAGACGATCGCCCGGTACGGCATCGACTGCGACTTCGAGTGGACCGGCGTCCTCAACGTGGCCACCGAGGAGCACCAGGTCGAGTGGCTCGCCGAGGACGCCGCCCGGTCCTCCGGCACGGCGCACGACCCCGCCGGACCCCACTACCTCGACCAGGACGCCGTCCGCGCCGAGGTCGCCTCACCGCTCTACCGGGCGGGGCTGTGGGACAAGTCCGGCACCGTCATGCTGCACCCCGCCAAGCTCGCGTGGGGGCTCGCCCGCGTGTGCCGTGAGCTCGGCGTGGAGATCTACGAGAACACCCCGGTGCGCGCCGTGGACAGCGCCCGGGACCACGTGGCGCTGCGCGCCGACCGCGGCATGGTGACCGCGCGGCGGGTGGCCCTGGCCACCAACGCCTTCCCCTCCCTGTTGCGCCGCACCCGCTGGCACACCGTCCCGGTCTACGACTACGCGATCGTCACCGAGCCGCTGACCCCGGAGCAGCTCGACGCGATCGGCTGGCGCCACCGCCAGGGCCTGGCCGACCTCAACAACCGCTTCCACTACTACCGGCTCACCGCCGACAACCGGATCCTCTTCGGCGGCTACGACGCGGTCTACCACTACGGCCGCGCGCTGCGCCCCGGCCACGACCAGAACGAGGAGACCTTCTCCCGCCTGGTCGCCCACCTCTGCGCCACCTTCCCGCAGCTGCACGGCATCAAGATCACCCACAAGTGGGGCGGCGCCATCGACACCTGCACCCGCTTCTTCGCCTTCTTCGCCACCGCGCACCGCGGCCGGGTGGCCTACACGGCGGGCTTCACCGGCCTCGGCGTGGGCGCCACCCGGTTCGCGGCCAACGTGCTGCTCGACCTGCTGGCCGGCACCCGCACAGAACGCACCGCGCTGCGGATGGTCCGCCGTCGCCCCCTGCCCTTCCCGCCCGAACCGATCGCCTGGCTGGGCATCAAGCTCACCACCGCCGCACTCGTCCGGGCCGACCGCCGCCAGGGCCGCCGCGGGCCGTGGCTCAAGCTCATGGACGCCCTCAAGCTCGGCTTCGACTCCTGA
- a CDS encoding polyamine ABC transporter substrate-binding protein produces the protein MATNSRSLVPVRRTLAVPSSVSRRMFLRTAGAGGLALGTAALLAACGTPARQGAQPGAAAEDLSDTEKLLNFSNWPLYIDYDDAEEGRPSLEAFEDATGITVTYTEEINDNAEFFGKVQNQLSNGQATGRDVVILTDWMAARLVGLGWLQELDKANLPNVEANLLDNLRSPSWDTDRSYSVPWQSGMTGIAYNAAAIGEIRSMEEMLTKPELKGRVTFLSEMQDAMGLILLNMGKKPGDFTDADFEAAIERLQGAVDAGQIRSFTGNDYAQDLVQGNIVAAMAWSGDVIQLQFENPDIKFIAPEEGLMLWSDNMLVPTGAAHKKNAEALMNHYYDPAVAAQVAAWVNYISPVAGAREEMEKIDPALAENPLIFPDEDFLAQTNLFKGMTEEEERKYNELFQQVIGA, from the coding sequence ATGGCCACCAACTCTCGATCCCTGGTTCCCGTGCGGCGCACCCTCGCGGTGCCGTCGTCCGTCTCCCGGCGCATGTTCCTGCGGACGGCGGGCGCCGGTGGCCTCGCGCTGGGCACGGCTGCACTGCTCGCGGCCTGCGGCACCCCGGCCCGGCAGGGCGCTCAGCCCGGCGCGGCCGCGGAGGACCTCTCCGACACCGAGAAGCTCCTGAACTTCTCCAACTGGCCCCTCTACATCGACTACGACGATGCGGAGGAGGGCCGCCCGAGCCTCGAGGCCTTCGAGGACGCCACCGGCATCACGGTGACGTACACCGAGGAGATCAACGACAACGCCGAGTTCTTCGGCAAGGTCCAGAACCAGCTCTCTAACGGGCAGGCGACCGGCCGCGACGTCGTCATCCTCACCGACTGGATGGCCGCCCGCCTGGTCGGCCTCGGCTGGCTGCAAGAGCTCGACAAGGCCAACCTGCCCAACGTCGAGGCGAACCTGCTGGACAACCTGCGCTCGCCGTCGTGGGACACCGACCGCAGCTACTCCGTGCCCTGGCAGTCCGGCATGACCGGCATCGCCTACAACGCCGCCGCGATCGGCGAGATCCGCAGCATGGAGGAGATGCTCACCAAGCCCGAGCTCAAGGGCCGGGTCACCTTCCTGTCCGAGATGCAGGACGCCATGGGCCTCATCCTGCTCAACATGGGCAAGAAGCCCGGCGACTTCACCGACGCGGACTTCGAGGCGGCGATCGAGCGGCTGCAGGGCGCGGTCGACGCCGGCCAGATCCGGTCCTTCACCGGCAACGACTACGCCCAGGACCTGGTCCAGGGCAACATCGTCGCCGCGATGGCCTGGTCCGGCGACGTCATCCAGCTGCAGTTCGAGAACCCGGACATCAAGTTCATCGCCCCCGAGGAGGGGCTGATGCTGTGGTCGGACAACATGCTCGTGCCCACCGGCGCCGCCCACAAGAAGAACGCCGAGGCGCTGATGAACCACTACTACGACCCGGCGGTCGCCGCCCAGGTCGCGGCGTGGGTGAACTACATCAGCCCGGTCGCCGGCGCCCGCGAGGAGATGGAGAAGATCGACCCCGCGCTCGCGGAGAACCCGTTGATCTTCCCCGACGAGGACTTCCTCGCCCAGACCAACCTCTTCAAGGGCATGACCGAAGAGGAAGAGCGCAAGTACAACGAGCTGTTCCAGCAGGTCATCGGGGCGTGA